A single region of the Nicotiana sylvestris chromosome 6, ASM39365v2, whole genome shotgun sequence genome encodes:
- the LOC104237551 gene encoding uncharacterized protein isoform X1, which translates to MPFYRILRMGCGVSKIDANGVATPNRILPNFPNRRRHKECTPSKKEPLLLMHEIPDEDHANINSHSISSPKCDDNMSCVTSEGSNEKRVAKIMAIVQEEENNNEGGGVHENGGEKDDNNDDDLRAINKLRVDEEDGDVYPGSPSFRVYFTDTDVENNKNDVAAGNNKVGLKDITPVAATISSTKECVVKEEKKEIRKKSFRNVLPRNLLNVRSSSNSSTRSTHHHNTHHPA; encoded by the exons ATGCCCTTTTACAGAATTCTTAGAATGGGTTGTGGCGTTTCCAAGATAGATGCCAATGGCGTCGCCACACCTAACAGGATCCTTCCCAATTTCCCTAATAGAAGGAGGCACAAAGAATGCACCCCTTCAAAGAAAGAACCATTGTTGTTGAtgcatgaaataccagatgaagaTCATGCAAATATTAATAGTCATTCAATATCTTCTCCAAAATGTGATGACAATATGAGTTGTGTCACCTCTGAGGGGTCTAATGAAAAAAGGGTTGCCAAAATAATGGCAATTGTTCAAGAAGAGGAAAACAATAATGAAGGAGGAGGAGTGCATGAAAATGGAGGAGAGAAGGATGATAATAATGACGATGACCTAAGGGCCATTAATAAGCTTCGTGTTGACGAGGAAGATGGTGATGTTTACCCTGGTTCACCAAGTTTTAGGGTTTATTTCACCGATACGGATGTTGAAAACAACAAGAATGACG TTGCGGCAGGTAATAACAAGGTTGGCCTGAAGGACATAACCCCAGTTGCAGCTACCATATCATCAACAAAG GAGTGTGTGGTCAAGGAGGAGAAGAAGGAAATAAGAAAGAAGAGTTTTAGAAATGTACTACCAAGAAACCTGTTGAATGTTCGATCATCGTCTAACTCTTCAACTCGCTCCACACACCACCACAATACTCATCATCCAGCTTGA
- the LOC104237551 gene encoding uncharacterized protein isoform X2, with protein MPFYRILRMGCGVSKIDANGVATPNRILPNFPNRRRHKECTPSKKEPLLLMHEIPDEDHANINSHSISSPKCDDNMSCVTSEGSNEKRVAKIMAIVQEEENNNEGGGVHENGGEKDDNNDDDLRAINKLRVDEEDGDVYPGSPSFRVYFTDTDVENNKNDGNNKVGLKDITPVAATISSTKECVVKEEKKEIRKKSFRNVLPRNLLNVRSSSNSSTRSTHHHNTHHPA; from the exons ATGCCCTTTTACAGAATTCTTAGAATGGGTTGTGGCGTTTCCAAGATAGATGCCAATGGCGTCGCCACACCTAACAGGATCCTTCCCAATTTCCCTAATAGAAGGAGGCACAAAGAATGCACCCCTTCAAAGAAAGAACCATTGTTGTTGAtgcatgaaataccagatgaagaTCATGCAAATATTAATAGTCATTCAATATCTTCTCCAAAATGTGATGACAATATGAGTTGTGTCACCTCTGAGGGGTCTAATGAAAAAAGGGTTGCCAAAATAATGGCAATTGTTCAAGAAGAGGAAAACAATAATGAAGGAGGAGGAGTGCATGAAAATGGAGGAGAGAAGGATGATAATAATGACGATGACCTAAGGGCCATTAATAAGCTTCGTGTTGACGAGGAAGATGGTGATGTTTACCCTGGTTCACCAAGTTTTAGGGTTTATTTCACCGATACGGATGTTGAAAACAACAAGAATGACG GTAATAACAAGGTTGGCCTGAAGGACATAACCCCAGTTGCAGCTACCATATCATCAACAAAG GAGTGTGTGGTCAAGGAGGAGAAGAAGGAAATAAGAAAGAAGAGTTTTAGAAATGTACTACCAAGAAACCTGTTGAATGTTCGATCATCGTCTAACTCTTCAACTCGCTCCACACACCACCACAATACTCATCATCCAGCTTGA